The Deltaproteobacteria bacterium genome has a window encoding:
- a CDS encoding acetate--CoA ligase family protein — MSDSLVPLFRPERIAVVGASSNPEKMGFQIFRNIVEAGFRGEILPVNPKGETVLGRISLKSASELPEGTDLAVLIIPAKLVPGTILQLGERKVRSAIVISGGFAESGEAGAAIQEEMTRNAARCGIRIVGPNCQGVNYPYHGVCASWPLITRRGDIAFISQSGTVGAAMADWASEDHLGFSAFVSMGNRADVDEADLIAFFAGDPNTKVISLYIEGVKDAAKFLAAVGKCRKPLVIFKAGRTERGRKAAESHTRSLAGRDEIYDAVFRQFGVHRAQSLEDLYDFSKSLAYLPPPEGPSMLIVTSSGGSAIIATDVAEEEGFRVTPLPDGLAARLRELLPSHCIVGNPLDLTGDTDAARYRKVLEAAAGHYDVVMPIFGDPIPGACDVITPGRCELVSYLGGADVERAERVLLHEKKIAVFPTPERAVRALACHARFRRETFPLEAGKTPDARSGEAGGKALAPADSMRLLSDAGFPVVPFAHARNEEEAVRAARKIGYPVAVKVNSPDITHKSDIGGVLLGIADDEGVRRACRGIAQAVKRFGARDEGVVVSAMAQPGKEVIVGVARDLQFGPAVMFGMGGVLVEAMEDVSLRIVPLAKKDAEEMIAGIRGAKLLEGYRGGASSDTAAVRELLMKVSAFAADHPEMAELDLNPVIVHEKGVSIVDARVVPADSKS; from the coding sequence ATGTCCGATTCCCTCGTTCCCCTGTTTCGCCCGGAACGCATCGCGGTCGTCGGCGCTTCGTCCAATCCGGAAAAAATGGGGTTCCAGATATTCCGTAACATCGTCGAGGCGGGGTTCCGGGGAGAAATCCTGCCGGTCAACCCCAAGGGCGAGACAGTGCTCGGCAGGATCTCGCTCAAGTCCGCATCGGAGCTTCCCGAGGGGACCGACCTGGCGGTTCTCATCATACCGGCAAAGCTAGTCCCCGGGACGATTCTCCAGCTCGGCGAGCGGAAGGTCCGGTCCGCCATCGTCATCAGCGGGGGATTCGCGGAGTCGGGGGAGGCGGGGGCAGCCATCCAGGAAGAGATGACGCGCAACGCCGCGCGGTGCGGGATCCGCATCGTAGGGCCGAATTGCCAGGGGGTGAATTACCCTTATCACGGGGTATGCGCCTCGTGGCCGCTCATCACCCGGAGAGGCGACATCGCCTTCATATCCCAAAGCGGCACGGTCGGGGCGGCGATGGCCGACTGGGCTTCGGAGGATCATCTCGGGTTCTCCGCGTTCGTCAGCATGGGGAACCGCGCCGATGTCGACGAGGCGGACCTCATCGCATTCTTCGCGGGCGATCCGAACACGAAAGTGATCTCCCTGTACATAGAAGGGGTGAAGGACGCGGCGAAGTTCCTCGCGGCCGTCGGGAAATGCCGAAAGCCTTTGGTGATCTTCAAGGCGGGACGCACCGAGCGGGGAAGGAAGGCGGCCGAATCCCATACGCGTTCGCTTGCGGGGAGGGACGAGATCTACGACGCTGTGTTCCGGCAGTTCGGAGTCCATCGCGCGCAATCGCTGGAAGACCTCTACGACTTTTCCAAGTCGCTTGCCTACCTGCCTCCGCCGGAAGGCCCAAGTATGCTGATCGTGACAAGCTCGGGGGGATCCGCCATCATCGCCACCGACGTGGCGGAGGAGGAAGGTTTCCGCGTGACCCCGTTGCCGGACGGGCTTGCGGCGCGCTTGAGGGAGTTGCTGCCTTCCCACTGCATCGTGGGGAACCCGCTGGATCTCACCGGAGACACCGACGCAGCAAGGTACAGGAAAGTCCTCGAAGCTGCGGCCGGACATTACGACGTGGTCATGCCCATATTCGGCGACCCGATCCCGGGCGCCTGCGATGTGATCACGCCGGGTAGGTGCGAACTTGTATCCTACCTGGGCGGCGCCGATGTCGAGCGCGCGGAAAGGGTGTTGCTACACGAAAAGAAGATAGCGGTGTTTCCCACTCCCGAGCGGGCGGTGCGCGCCCTTGCGTGTCATGCGCGGTTCCGGCGGGAAACCTTCCCGCTGGAGGCGGGGAAGACGCCTGACGCGCGGAGCGGAGAGGCAGGTGGAAAGGCCCTCGCCCCGGCGGACTCCATGCGGCTCCTGTCGGACGCAGGGTTTCCCGTCGTACCGTTCGCGCACGCGCGGAACGAGGAGGAGGCCGTCAGGGCGGCAAGGAAAATCGGCTATCCCGTCGCGGTGAAGGTGAACTCTCCGGATATTACGCATAAGAGCGATATAGGGGGAGTGCTCCTCGGCATCGCGGACGATGAAGGCGTGCGGCGGGCCTGCCGGGGCATAGCCCAGGCCGTGAAACGATTTGGCGCGAGGGACGAGGGTGTTGTCGTCAGCGCGATGGCGCAGCCGGGAAAGGAAGTCATCGTCGGAGTGGCGAGGGACCTCCAGTTCGGACCTGCCGTCATGTTCGGCATGGGCGGCGTCCTGGTGGAAGCTATGGAGGATGTTTCCTTGCGGATCGTCCCGCTGGCGAAAAAGGACGCGGAGGAAATGATTGCGGGGATACGGGGCGCGAAACTGCTCGAAGGCTATCGCGGCGGAGCTTCCTCGGACACGGCGGCGGTTCGCGAACTTCTGATGAAAGTGTCCGCTTTCGCCGCGGATCATCCCGAAATGGCGGAGCTTGACCTTAACCCGGTCATCGTACACGAAAAAGGGGTTTCGATCGTCGATGCGCGGGTGGTTCCCGCAGACTCGAAGTCATGA
- a CDS encoding SCP2 sterol-binding domain-containing protein, translating to MADAAVTEFFESLQVRLAQSASRLAGMNCVYQFRVGDALYNVTLADGKAAVAKGEAPSPNCTVTMAEADFLALISGKLNGQMAFMTGKLKVAGDFGLALKLESLLKG from the coding sequence ATGGCCGACGCCGCGGTAACGGAGTTCTTCGAGTCGCTCCAGGTGAGACTGGCGCAGAGCGCTTCCAGGCTGGCCGGGATGAACTGCGTCTACCAGTTCCGGGTGGGAGACGCGCTTTACAATGTCACGCTGGCGGACGGAAAGGCCGCGGTGGCGAAGGGCGAGGCGCCTTCCCCGAACTGCACCGTCACGATGGCGGAAGCCGATTTTCTTGCGCTTATCTCGGGGAAACTCAATGGGCAGATGGCGTTCATGACGGGGAAACTCAAGGTCGCGGGAGATTTCGGTCTCGCTCTAAAGCTGGAATCGCTGCTCAAGGGCTGA
- a CDS encoding enoyl-CoA hydratase/isomerase family protein, whose amino-acid sequence MSGPTLAHGGYWPLGVLPCLEMDIPERMQAITIHRERYGPPSESLRMETVAAPRLRPTDAKKVIVAVLATGPNFNTNFAALGLPVPVFGRGDSAALHIPGSDALGIVVDAGPAVTRVRSGQAVILDSWTGRNIRGYETHDGFNAQFVVIEEDRAIPVPAPLRGYTPERLAAMMLTFGTAYRAVVERLRVAPGDSVLVMGGGKGTSFAGIQIAKALGARVLIMGSNPELARSLIERGMADAFVNRREIPGEVFGVVPSGESLDEWEKRTEPFRRKVFEANGGRPVDAVFEHTGGALFPLLVSVLSDDGRLAFFGATGAGLRGEYKETFWYRGRRFAMDARWVWMRQKQILFRKGNPDAIFDEIGLLPGRRGLIWGADAYARKFARAALSRKAEIAVIASSKTEKRGIAELRRMGVPPKNFLDRDAFEFPEDMPDPLTSDGRPNPGYASGFTKHAQALGKALWGIFGSRVSPDFVVERTDQSTLHFSSFVLRDFDEGDAMPSGYIVVRGGTDLSILGSHMYNSSQAAEVVRLLAGGGLSMEQDDLEMTGLDGIPGLQQRMLDGSMTKPKGVALVQADRPGRTIADCEDRYLGDALRAPDPRQNRFLGIRLAGETAVLSFHRPDALNALSEEVLSQLADVIRGIRESGTIDGKTVRAVILTGSGRSFVAGADVKEFLGKSSEEIARLAAKNIGVFTELENLPVPVIAVVDGFALGGGNELAMSARYRIVTENASLGQPEVKLGIIPGYGGMQRLPRLAGPWKAASMCVNGEPVDGHAAVGMGLADEFCNSAAALPRAIRVVKEILEGKRKAPKIDWDGAASRQKAALDRLLGLPSVRDILSAPAPGAAEASDLRAARRFAARVALQAMIHGFENGFAAGLANDAVAFGEAAASAGGQEWVRRFVEKDPRQSSFLTLLTLPEEA is encoded by the coding sequence TTGAGCGGACCGACCCTCGCGCACGGCGGTTACTGGCCCCTTGGAGTTCTCCCCTGCCTCGAGATGGACATCCCCGAACGCATGCAGGCGATCACGATCCACCGCGAACGATACGGCCCCCCTTCGGAATCGTTGCGCATGGAGACCGTCGCCGCGCCGCGGCTTCGTCCGACGGATGCGAAAAAAGTCATCGTGGCCGTTCTGGCGACGGGCCCGAACTTCAACACGAACTTTGCGGCCCTCGGATTGCCCGTTCCCGTGTTCGGCCGCGGTGATTCGGCCGCGCTCCATATCCCCGGAAGCGACGCCCTCGGCATTGTCGTTGACGCAGGCCCCGCTGTAACGCGCGTCAGGTCGGGGCAGGCGGTCATTCTCGACTCATGGACCGGCAGGAACATCCGCGGCTACGAAACCCATGACGGTTTCAACGCGCAATTCGTCGTTATCGAGGAAGATCGGGCGATCCCGGTCCCCGCGCCGTTGCGCGGATACACGCCGGAGCGGCTCGCAGCGATGATGCTCACCTTCGGCACGGCTTACCGCGCAGTTGTCGAGCGCCTTCGGGTTGCGCCGGGCGATTCGGTCCTCGTCATGGGCGGCGGCAAGGGGACCAGCTTCGCCGGGATACAGATCGCAAAAGCCCTCGGCGCCCGTGTACTCATCATGGGATCGAACCCCGAACTTGCCCGGTCGTTGATCGAACGGGGGATGGCCGATGCCTTCGTGAACCGCAGGGAAATTCCGGGAGAGGTCTTCGGCGTCGTTCCTTCCGGCGAGAGCCTCGATGAATGGGAAAAAAGGACGGAGCCGTTCCGCAGGAAGGTTTTCGAAGCGAACGGCGGGCGTCCCGTTGACGCGGTGTTCGAGCATACGGGCGGAGCCCTCTTCCCGCTGCTCGTTTCCGTCCTTTCGGATGACGGCAGGCTCGCCTTCTTCGGCGCAACGGGTGCGGGCCTTCGCGGCGAATACAAGGAGACGTTCTGGTACCGGGGACGCCGGTTCGCCATGGATGCACGGTGGGTGTGGATGCGCCAGAAGCAGATCCTGTTCCGAAAGGGGAACCCGGATGCGATATTCGATGAAATCGGGCTGCTTCCCGGCCGCCGGGGGTTAATTTGGGGCGCCGATGCCTACGCCCGCAAGTTCGCCCGCGCCGCCCTGTCGCGGAAAGCCGAAATCGCCGTCATCGCTTCCTCGAAAACGGAAAAGCGGGGAATCGCGGAATTGCGGCGCATGGGGGTGCCGCCGAAGAATTTCCTCGACCGCGACGCCTTCGAATTCCCCGAGGACATGCCCGATCCCCTGACCTCCGACGGCCGGCCGAATCCCGGGTACGCCTCCGGTTTCACGAAGCATGCGCAGGCCCTGGGCAAAGCGTTGTGGGGCATCTTCGGCTCCAGGGTCAGCCCGGACTTCGTAGTCGAGCGAACGGATCAAAGCACCCTCCACTTCAGTTCGTTCGTGCTTCGCGATTTCGATGAGGGAGATGCAATGCCCTCGGGGTATATCGTTGTCCGCGGCGGAACGGACCTGTCCATCCTCGGGTCTCACATGTACAACTCCTCGCAGGCGGCGGAAGTCGTACGCCTTCTTGCGGGCGGAGGGCTGTCGATGGAGCAGGACGACCTGGAGATGACCGGGCTGGACGGCATCCCCGGGCTGCAGCAGCGCATGCTGGACGGCTCGATGACGAAACCCAAGGGGGTTGCGCTCGTCCAGGCCGATCGCCCGGGACGCACGATCGCGGATTGCGAGGATCGCTACCTCGGCGACGCTTTGCGCGCCCCCGATCCGCGTCAAAACCGTTTTCTCGGAATTCGCCTTGCGGGCGAGACCGCAGTTCTCTCGTTTCACCGCCCCGACGCATTGAATGCGCTCAGCGAGGAGGTGCTCTCGCAGTTAGCGGACGTTATCCGGGGAATCCGGGAATCCGGGACGATCGACGGAAAGACGGTGCGGGCGGTTATCCTCACCGGATCCGGAAGGTCTTTCGTGGCAGGCGCGGACGTCAAGGAGTTCCTCGGCAAGAGCAGTGAAGAGATAGCGCGTCTCGCCGCGAAAAACATCGGCGTCTTCACGGAGCTGGAAAACCTCCCGGTGCCTGTTATCGCGGTGGTGGACGGTTTCGCGCTCGGCGGCGGCAACGAGCTCGCCATGAGCGCCCGATACCGGATCGTGACGGAAAACGCCAGCCTCGGACAACCGGAAGTGAAGCTCGGGATCATTCCCGGTTACGGAGGGATGCAGCGCCTTCCGCGCCTCGCGGGGCCGTGGAAAGCCGCGTCGATGTGCGTCAACGGCGAACCCGTCGACGGCCACGCCGCCGTCGGGATGGGGCTTGCCGATGAATTCTGCAATTCGGCGGCCGCCCTCCCGCGCGCGATCCGGGTGGTGAAGGAGATACTCGAAGGTAAAAGGAAGGCGCCGAAGATCGATTGGGACGGCGCCGCGTCGCGGCAGAAGGCAGCCCTCGACCGCCTTCTCGGACTGCCGTCCGTGCGAGACATCCTTTCCGCTCCCGCCCCCGGCGCCGCCGAAGCCTCCGACCTGCGGGCCGCAAGGAGATTCGCCGCAAGGGTCGCCCTGCAGGCGATGATACACGGTTTCGAAAACGGCTTCGCGGCGGGTCTCGCGAACGACGCAGTGGCGTTCGGCGAGGCGGCCGCATCGGCGGGAGGGCAGGAATGGGTTCGCCGCTTCGTTGAGAAGGACCCTCGCCAATCGTCGTTTCTCACATTGCTGACACTTCCGGAGGAAGCATGA
- a CDS encoding cold-shock protein, with translation MATGTVKWFNDAKGYGFITQDEGDDIFVHFSEIRGDGFRSLAEGQKVEFEVTAGPKGKKAANVRKV, from the coding sequence ATGGCGACTGGAACGGTCAAGTGGTTCAACGACGCAAAGGGGTACGGCTTCATCACGCAGGACGAGGGGGACGATATCTTCGTACACTTCAGCGAGATCCGCGGAGACGGCTTCCGCTCGCTGGCCGAAGGGCAGAAGGTGGAGTTCGAGGTGACCGCGGGACCGAAGGGGAAAAAGGCGGCGAACGTCCGCAAAGTCTGA
- a CDS encoding dephospho-CoA kinase produces the protein MKVYGLTGGIGTGKSTVARMLAEEGIPVVDADLIAREIAAPGSPVHAEIVRRFGSGILLPDGGIDRKKLGGIVFADPARRAELESLTHPAIAMEIAGALGRLEADGREIAVVEAALIYEANRKGRFEAVIAVRCGFDEQVRRLMSRDGITREEALQRIGSQMDPEEKARASGIVIDNSGTIDATRAQVQAFVASLKRGRS, from the coding sequence ATGAAGGTTTACGGGCTGACGGGTGGAATCGGGACAGGAAAGAGCACCGTGGCGCGCATGCTCGCCGAGGAAGGCATACCCGTCGTCGACGCCGACCTGATCGCCCGCGAGATAGCGGCCCCGGGAAGTCCTGTTCATGCGGAAATCGTCCGGCGTTTCGGCAGCGGTATCCTTCTTCCCGACGGCGGCATCGACCGTAAAAAGCTGGGGGGTATCGTTTTCGCCGACCCCGCGAGGCGGGCGGAACTCGAATCCCTCACTCATCCGGCCATCGCAATGGAGATCGCCGGCGCGCTCGGCAGGCTTGAAGCGGATGGCCGCGAGATCGCCGTCGTCGAGGCTGCGCTTATATACGAAGCGAATCGCAAGGGCCGCTTCGAGGCGGTGATCGCCGTTCGGTGCGGGTTCGATGAGCAGGTTCGCCGCCTGATGTCCCGCGACGGGATAACGCGGGAGGAGGCGCTTCAGCGCATCGGATCGCAGATGGACCCGGAGGAGAAGGCGCGCGCCTCCGGGATCGTCATCGACAACTCGGGAACCATTGACGCCACCCGCGCCCAGGTGCAGGCCTTCGTCGCATCCTTAAAACGGGGACGTTCCTGA
- the ald gene encoding alanine dehydrogenase, protein MRIGIPKEIKSGENRVSMTPEGVDALGRAGASVIVQAGAGLESGFTDDEYSAAGGAIVPSAREAWDTDLVVKVKEPVTTEYPFLSEKTSLFTYLHLAALPELTDALLARRVTAIAYETVTVEGRLPLLKPMSEVAGILSVQVGARALEKSCGGRGVLLSGAGGVPASRVLVIGAGIAGRSAARVAAGVGAAVTILDISAEKLVRAAGEIPAGVRTVLSTQESIRAEIAEADLVISTVLVVGDKAPVLVSREMLRMMKKGAAVVDISIDQGGSFETSRPTTHAAPYFVEEGVVHYCVANMPAAVPRTSTAALVSATLPYVVSLARDGVEGALCKDSALRAGLNTFRGKVTCEGVAKALRRVYTQPETLLTLKRGRSS, encoded by the coding sequence CTGCGGATCGGCATCCCGAAAGAAATAAAGTCGGGAGAAAACCGCGTCTCAATGACACCGGAAGGGGTGGATGCGCTTGGCCGTGCCGGTGCGTCGGTAATCGTACAGGCCGGCGCGGGGCTGGAAAGCGGGTTCACCGACGATGAATATTCCGCAGCGGGCGGAGCGATCGTCCCTTCGGCCCGTGAAGCCTGGGATACCGACCTCGTCGTCAAGGTAAAGGAACCCGTTACAACCGAGTATCCCTTCCTTTCCGAAAAAACTTCCCTGTTCACGTATCTTCACCTCGCGGCGTTGCCGGAGCTTACGGATGCGTTGCTGGCCCGTCGCGTTACGGCGATCGCGTACGAAACCGTTACCGTGGAAGGCCGGCTGCCGCTTTTGAAACCCATGAGCGAGGTGGCAGGGATCCTGTCGGTGCAGGTAGGCGCGAGGGCTTTGGAGAAGTCCTGCGGAGGGCGGGGGGTCCTGCTGTCGGGCGCAGGCGGTGTTCCCGCATCGCGCGTCCTCGTGATCGGCGCCGGCATCGCGGGCAGGAGCGCGGCGCGGGTCGCCGCCGGAGTGGGCGCGGCGGTGACGATCCTCGACATCTCCGCCGAAAAACTGGTACGCGCCGCCGGTGAAATACCGGCCGGGGTACGAACCGTCCTTTCCACGCAGGAATCGATCCGGGCGGAAATAGCGGAAGCCGACCTGGTCATTTCGACGGTGCTTGTGGTCGGCGACAAGGCGCCGGTGCTCGTATCCCGGGAAATGCTGCGGATGATGAAAAAGGGAGCGGCGGTCGTAGACATTTCCATTGATCAGGGAGGGTCTTTCGAAACTTCCCGCCCGACGACGCACGCTGCCCCCTATTTCGTCGAGGAAGGGGTGGTGCACTATTGCGTCGCGAACATGCCTGCGGCCGTCCCGCGCACTTCGACCGCGGCGCTGGTGTCAGCGACGCTCCCTTATGTGGTTTCGCTGGCGCGCGACGGTGTGGAGGGCGCATTGTGTAAGGATTCCGCGCTGCGGGCAGGGCTCAACACCTTCCGGGGAAAGGTGACCTGCGAAGGAGTGGCAAAGGCGCTCCGCAGGGTGTATACGCAGCCGGAGACGCTCCTTACCTTAAAACGGGGACGTTCCTCTTAA